In Bartonella machadoae, a single genomic region encodes these proteins:
- a CDS encoding baseplate assembly protein produces MKWLDKLELCLANQHMIGWVAEVDGHRVRVQVSSRGQKGQAVLSPWLQAQEAAGAVSSNMPLNVGDPVRLFNPHGEIGPASLVVRDSYSEEAPNLAHQHQELALCYAGGALRITKEGLILSHGENQIHLSEKGLLLCHQKTRFAISESVQI; encoded by the coding sequence ATGAAATGGCTGGATAAGCTTGAACTCTGTCTTGCCAACCAGCACATGATTGGGTGGGTTGCAGAAGTTGATGGACATAGGGTGCGGGTGCAAGTTTCCTCACGAGGGCAAAAGGGGCAGGCGGTGTTATCGCCTTGGTTGCAAGCACAAGAAGCAGCTGGGGCTGTTTCGAGCAATATGCCTTTAAATGTTGGTGATCCGGTGCGGTTGTTTAATCCCCATGGGGAAATAGGTCCGGCCTCTTTGGTGGTTCGTGATAGCTATAGTGAGGAAGCGCCAAATCTCGCACATCAACACCAAGAGTTAGCGCTGTGTTATGCCGGTGGCGCTTTGCGTATTACAAAAGAGGGACTGATCCTTTCCCATGGGGAAAATCAAATCCATTTGAGTGAAAAAGGTTTGCTGCTTTGTCATCAGAAAACCCGTTTTGCGATCAGTGAAAGCGTACAGATTTAA
- a CDS encoding 2-hydroxymuconate tautomerase family protein codes for MPYINIKITNEGVTSEQKRQLIEGATQLLVNILNKNPKTIVVVIDEVETDNWGINGVSITELRKDQNKE; via the coding sequence ATGCCTTACATAAACATTAAAATTACGAATGAAGGGGTTACCTCTGAACAGAAACGGCAACTAATAGAAGGAGCAACGCAATTATTAGTGAATATTCTGAATAAAAATCCGAAAACGATTGTTGTAGTGATTGATGAAGTGGAGACAGACAATTGGGGAATTAATGGTGTTTCCATTACAGAATTAAGGAAAGATCAAAATAAAGAATAA
- a CDS encoding alanine-zipper protein, which yields MGIPYHTHEYQIPVATKEEIREGKSINTIVVPKLLGTASLYAYEAFATAEQIVQVRQESEQATAHANGAYQKAEEAKGLADRALTESTKTGETVTTALTAANVAKEGVTAATTAATEAKATADQALVASRDAKSHSETAVNNARSAHEAASKAQTEAAEAKSLSAEAKQLSGEAKSQSENAQNLSQQAKSASDEAKQEVETVKTEVSGAVSIAKEAKQASEGAERAANEAKGVADDAKLLSERSQSKSELAESLANESKQTATDAKNASTTATTIANEAKQIATDAKRLADDAKTTAEGAKTVASGAVTNAVEAKQASEGAVRVANEAKGIAETAVTVSNEAKTVANEAKSIADEAKQLSEASKSKAETAETLAHETKQTVTEVREEVSRVVTTATDAKAVGTAATTAAEEAKQVANDAKSLAEEAKGLADKATTASTESSQQVTQIARTVEEALTDARECKATASTSLSESRQAKESAERAEQLARAAKQEVSAVSQVAGQAAQTATAANQTAEEAKGLAEQVKATTTSFSEALEQKVSSVTSTAMDASQTASTALNTANDAKSVSHEARDLANGAKDTATASLTTAQGANETATTASNVAGEAQESALMAVSVANGLKQSVEHVKATAEAANRTAEGAQQKVLTVETLVTEATMKALEAKQSVEEVKSTADLAKNLAEEAKRLSSGVKDSSTRVEEVSTEVRQSVATAVSAATEAKATAVEAKGIAEQAKGSSETAVTTAQEAQATASTAQTLATEAKQAADSSKTIADVSKQTADDAKVIAETAQTLAQEAKSKADEAQQVSSDTKSLADETKGIAEASKKTSDHLKEIVETVKSACETATASSTEALTTANAAKRTAETASSVAGEAKETASSALSLANGLKQLSEQVKTTAEAAKRTAEGAEHKALTVETLASEAKMKSVEVKQSVEDVKSTVDLAKNIADGARETANRAEQTAREAKQSCDTALSAATDAKNTSTAASSLIDNVKQTADEAKQAVESIKSVAETATSTANAAKGVAEEAKSAAETATVKAEQAQQEASEATRLANEAKAVAEQAASAERQVVSSNEDALKTLAQEAKSTAQEAKKVAEGVQKKAESLATVVDESQKAATEAKQTAGYAKHDAEQARSDAEKAKSTASEALSKVYDVQQVADGAKVKASLAEMAGEEAKKIANKADNRAYEAKQEVEKAKEIAGNAKYIAEEAKEAAEAAGKKAASLEEEAEEAQKIAKEAKETAGFARHDAEQARSQAEKAASNSLEAWNKAHDAREVADGAKVTASLARSAGEEAKKIADKADDRAYEAKDEASKAKDIANSAKYQAEEAQKAAEAAGKKAASLQNEAEEAQKIAKEAKQTAGYAKHDAEQARSIAEAAKNEASGATSRVIDINQVVDNLKASVSLARTYSEEGKKKAEAADSQAYQAKSEAGKAKETADRAKRTAEEAKTVAEQAKKTANTTQQEFDGIKNSLATVSSANTVASQAKALAQEAKDLLKQSNLTVLSISTPFLVATGKRQLTLKKGTHISLALANDVLVASYTTDTRISVPSLSAGKDYYVYFVSDGGQSHKFVLSENSTYPRGYTVNNSRKIGGFHTLCADVGIIDGHPLSGYRAGDILPNSVWCLNHRPHSSPEGMVYDPSQNLWVDIYLQSGTGETTRSAYGITIMTSRRYTDFLEDLMRVKKSLLSDEQFASSMYGSNNKTSIQGRKAPSPKHSGGHVDTADRRMISYIGCEDGCGYVWQFLLATFPMQVPSTIAGRVTFRTVMNVLVGGGSWGGGVGNGVFIRSSNYSRSFKDEIIGARGCSRPRHFV from the coding sequence ATGGGGATACCTTACCACACGCATGAGTATCAAATACCGGTAGCAACGAAAGAAGAGATTAGAGAGGGGAAATCTATCAACACGATTGTTGTACCGAAATTATTAGGAACAGCGTCCCTTTATGCCTATGAAGCTTTTGCGACCGCGGAGCAGATCGTCCAAGTTCGGCAAGAATCGGAGCAAGCCACGGCGCACGCCAATGGTGCTTATCAAAAGGCGGAAGAAGCGAAGGGATTAGCGGACAGAGCGCTTACAGAGAGTACGAAAACCGGTGAAACAGTGACGACAGCACTCACAGCAGCGAATGTTGCGAAAGAAGGAGTGACGGCAGCGACAACTGCGGCAACGGAAGCGAAAGCAACGGCAGATCAAGCCTTGGTAGCAAGTCGTGATGCGAAAAGCCATTCAGAGACAGCGGTTAATAATGCACGCAGTGCGCATGAAGCGGCATCAAAAGCACAAACAGAGGCAGCAGAAGCGAAGAGTCTATCCGCAGAAGCCAAACAGTTATCAGGTGAAGCAAAGAGCCAATCGGAGAATGCACAGAACTTATCCCAACAAGCCAAGAGTGCTAGTGATGAAGCCAAGCAAGAAGTAGAAACAGTTAAGACAGAAGTTTCAGGAGCTGTTTCTATTGCAAAAGAAGCCAAACAAGCGTCTGAAGGAGCAGAGAGAGCAGCGAATGAAGCCAAGGGCGTAGCAGATGATGCAAAGCTTTTATCGGAAAGGTCTCAGAGTAAATCAGAATTAGCAGAGAGCCTTGCGAATGAAAGCAAGCAGACGGCAACAGATGCGAAGAATGCGAGCACGACAGCAACGACTATTGCGAATGAAGCCAAGCAGATAGCAACAGATGCGAAGCGTCTTGCGGATGATGCAAAAACAACGGCAGAAGGAGCCAAGACAGTCGCCTCAGGAGCGGTTACGAATGCCGTGGAAGCCAAACAAGCAAGTGAAGGTGCCGTGAGGGTAGCGAATGAAGCGAAAGGTATAGCAGAAACAGCAGTAACAGTATCCAATGAGGCAAAAACGGTAGCCAATGAAGCAAAATCGATAGCAGATGAAGCAAAACAGTTATCAGAAGCATCTAAGAGTAAGGCAGAAACGGCAGAAACGCTTGCTCATGAGACGAAGCAGACGGTAACAGAAGTTAGAGAAGAGGTTTCTCGTGTTGTCACGACGGCTACAGATGCTAAGGCTGTTGGTACGGCAGCAACGACAGCGGCGGAAGAAGCAAAGCAGGTGGCAAATGATGCGAAGAGTCTTGCGGAAGAGGCAAAAGGATTAGCAGACAAAGCAACGACAGCATCTACGGAAAGTTCTCAACAGGTTACGCAAATAGCAAGGACAGTAGAGGAAGCCCTTACAGATGCAAGAGAGTGCAAAGCAACGGCTTCGACCTCGCTATCAGAATCGAGACAAGCTAAGGAGAGTGCAGAACGGGCGGAGCAATTGGCAAGAGCGGCAAAACAAGAAGTTTCTGCTGTTTCACAAGTAGCCGGACAAGCAGCACAGACAGCGACAGCAGCTAATCAGACGGCAGAAGAGGCAAAAGGATTAGCAGAACAGGTCAAAGCAACAACAACGTCTTTTTCGGAAGCATTAGAGCAAAAAGTTTCTTCAGTAACTTCGACGGCTATGGATGCAAGTCAAACAGCATCAACAGCTCTTAATACGGCGAATGATGCGAAGAGTGTTTCGCATGAGGCTAGAGATTTAGCCAATGGGGCGAAGGATACAGCGACAGCATCTCTCACGACGGCACAAGGTGCCAATGAGACAGCAACAACGGCATCCAATGTTGCCGGTGAAGCACAAGAAAGTGCATTGATGGCAGTGTCTGTAGCTAATGGTCTTAAGCAATCGGTTGAACATGTGAAGGCTACAGCGGAGGCAGCAAACAGGACAGCAGAAGGAGCACAACAGAAGGTTTTAACAGTAGAGACACTCGTTACAGAAGCAACGATGAAAGCTTTAGAAGCCAAACAATCAGTTGAAGAGGTGAAGAGCACAGCGGATTTAGCGAAGAATTTAGCAGAAGAAGCCAAGCGATTATCCTCAGGCGTTAAGGATAGTTCTACGCGCGTTGAGGAGGTTTCTACAGAAGTAAGGCAATCGGTTGCAACAGCGGTAAGCGCAGCGACAGAAGCGAAAGCAACAGCGGTTGAGGCGAAGGGTATAGCAGAGCAGGCAAAGGGTTCTTCAGAAACAGCGGTCACTACGGCACAAGAAGCGCAGGCAACGGCATCAACGGCACAAACCTTAGCAACTGAAGCGAAACAAGCAGCGGATTCATCTAAGACGATAGCCGATGTCTCCAAACAGACAGCCGATGATGCGAAGGTGATAGCAGAAACAGCACAGACGTTAGCACAAGAAGCCAAGAGTAAAGCAGACGAAGCACAACAGGTATCCAGTGATACGAAGTCATTAGCCGATGAGACCAAAGGGATTGCGGAAGCAAGCAAGAAAACGTCAGATCATCTCAAGGAAATTGTTGAAACTGTTAAGAGTGCATGCGAAACAGCGACAGCGAGCAGTACAGAAGCTCTCACAACAGCGAATGCAGCCAAACGCACAGCAGAGACAGCCTCTAGTGTAGCAGGTGAAGCAAAAGAAACAGCGTCGAGCGCGCTGTCTTTAGCCAATGGTCTTAAGCAATTGAGTGAACAGGTTAAGACGACAGCGGAAGCAGCCAAGAGGACGGCAGAAGGAGCAGAACATAAGGCATTAACAGTCGAAACGCTAGCCTCTGAAGCGAAGATGAAATCTGTTGAAGTCAAACAATCAGTCGAAGATGTGAAGAGCACGGTGGATTTGGCAAAGAATATAGCCGATGGAGCGAGGGAAACCGCCAATCGAGCAGAGCAGACGGCAAGAGAAGCCAAGCAATCTTGTGATACAGCGCTTAGTGCAGCGACGGATGCCAAGAATACGTCAACGGCAGCTTCAAGCTTGATTGATAATGTAAAGCAAACAGCGGATGAAGCTAAGCAAGCCGTTGAGAGTATAAAATCTGTAGCAGAAACAGCAACCTCTACCGCCAATGCAGCGAAGGGTGTAGCAGAAGAAGCCAAAAGCGCGGCAGAAACAGCAACAGTGAAAGCAGAACAGGCACAACAGGAAGCCTCAGAAGCAACGCGTTTAGCCAATGAAGCGAAAGCGGTAGCAGAGCAGGCGGCAAGCGCTGAAAGGCAAGTCGTCTCCTCCAATGAAGATGCCTTAAAGACTTTAGCGCAAGAAGCCAAGAGCACAGCCCAAGAAGCGAAGAAGGTTGCCGAAGGGGTACAGAAGAAGGCAGAATCGTTAGCAACGGTAGTGGATGAAAGCCAAAAAGCAGCGACAGAAGCGAAACAGACAGCGGGTTATGCGAAACATGACGCGGAGCAAGCGCGGAGTGATGCGGAAAAAGCAAAAAGCACCGCTTCTGAAGCTTTGAGTAAAGTCTATGATGTGCAGCAAGTCGCCGATGGTGCCAAGGTTAAAGCAAGTTTAGCAGAAATGGCAGGTGAAGAAGCGAAGAAGATAGCGAATAAAGCCGATAACCGAGCGTATGAAGCCAAGCAAGAAGTAGAAAAAGCCAAGGAAATAGCTGGTAATGCAAAATATATAGCAGAAGAGGCAAAGGAGGCGGCAGAAGCAGCCGGTAAAAAGGCAGCGTCTTTAGAAGAAGAAGCGGAAGAAGCTCAAAAAATAGCGAAAGAAGCTAAGGAGACAGCAGGTTTTGCAAGACATGATGCCGAGCAAGCTAGGAGTCAGGCGGAAAAGGCGGCAAGCAACTCTTTGGAAGCTTGGAATAAAGCGCATGATGCGCGGGAAGTCGCTGATGGCGCTAAGGTTACAGCAAGCTTGGCTAGAAGTGCCGGAGAAGAAGCCAAGAAAATAGCAGATAAAGCCGATGACCGAGCGTATGAGGCGAAGGATGAAGCAAGTAAAGCGAAAGATATAGCCAATAGTGCAAAATATCAAGCAGAAGAGGCACAGAAGGCAGCAGAAGCAGCTGGTAAAAAGGCAGCATCTTTACAAAATGAAGCGGAGGAAGCCCAAAAGATAGCGAAGGAAGCCAAGCAGACAGCGGGTTATGCAAAACATGATGCCGAGCAAGCGCGGTCTATAGCAGAAGCAGCCAAAAATGAAGCATCTGGAGCAACGAGTAGAGTAATAGATATTAATCAAGTTGTTGATAATTTGAAAGCGTCGGTAAGTTTAGCACGGACGTACTCAGAAGAAGGCAAGAAAAAAGCCGAGGCAGCAGATTCCCAAGCCTATCAAGCCAAGAGCGAAGCTGGTAAAGCCAAGGAAACAGCCGACAGAGCGAAAAGGACAGCAGAGGAAGCAAAAACTGTTGCAGAGCAAGCAAAAAAAACAGCAAATACGACGCAGCAAGAATTTGATGGTATTAAGAATTCCCTAGCAACGGTTTCTTCTGCCAATACAGTAGCCTCACAGGCAAAAGCGTTAGCGCAAGAGGCAAAGGATTTATTGAAACAGTCCAATTTAACGGTTCTTTCCATTTCCACACCGTTTCTTGTTGCGACGGGAAAAAGACAATTAACGTTAAAAAAAGGAACGCATATTTCTTTGGCACTCGCCAATGATGTTTTGGTTGCCAGTTATACGACAGATACAAGAATCTCCGTTCCTTCTCTTTCGGCGGGCAAGGATTATTATGTTTATTTTGTTTCGGATGGAGGACAGTCTCACAAATTTGTTTTGTCAGAAAACTCTACCTATCCAAGGGGTTACACGGTTAATAATTCGAGGAAAATAGGCGGGTTTCATACGCTTTGTGCGGATGTTGGTATTATTGATGGGCATCCGTTGTCTGGTTATCGGGCAGGGGATATTTTACCCAACTCCGTTTGGTGTCTTAATCACCGTCCGCATAGTTCTCCAGAAGGAATGGTTTATGACCCCTCACAAAATCTTTGGGTTGATATTTACCTTCAGTCAGGCACGGGGGAAACGACACGCTCTGCGTATGGTATCACGATCATGACAAGTCGTAGATATACAGATTTTTTAGAAGATCTGATGCGTGTTAAGAAGTCTTTGTTGAGTGATGAACAGTTTGCTTCATCTATGTATGGGAGCAATAATAAAACAAGCATTCAAGGGAGAAAAGCTCCTAGCCCAAAACATTCAGGAGGTCATGTTGATACAGCCGATAGGCGTATGATTTCGTATATTGGTTGTGAGGATGGTTGTGGTTATGTTTGGCAATTTTTATTAGCAACTTTCCCTATGCAGGTTCCTTCTACGATAGCTGGAAGGGTCACGTTTAGAACGGTTATGAATGTTTTGGTAGGGGGAGGCAGTTGGGGTGGTGGTGTTGGTAATGGAGTGTTTATTCGCTCTAGTAATTATTCACGGAGTTTTAAGGATGAAATCATAGGAGCTCGTGGCTGTAGTCGCCCACGGCATTTTGTCTAA
- a CDS encoding YbfB/YjiJ family MFS transporter encodes MRTKELSVKGLRGMEGKNNCQDLNDFRVAMFGMIIMILGMGIGRFFYTPVLPVMLDEGLFTFSQLSYIASANYGGYLVGSIFFSFCRVGNISSPSYMLSGAAIGTSALIFSMAFTINFYLVLFIRFAAGIASAAMMIFSSITVMQRSHKVWVIASLYAGVGVGILLGNESVIIGLSQSLNAKNIWFGAGLISVVLLLLLFVLFPRRVEASQFASNESLAPRNIVWWELALIYGLAGFGYIIVATYLPMMAKTFNFQLLANHLWSFVGIAIVPSCFIWLWGAHRWGVLRCLMLNLLIQGGCVLLTLFSHSLFLIVLSCIGFGFTFMGTTSLVMPLAKRLHAPYGINLLGLATLTYGFGQILGPLLTSFLQFGSHTIALSVICGAVALFAAAGICQYCLCKKVVGVS; translated from the coding sequence ATGCGGACGAAAGAATTATCAGTTAAGGGGTTAAGAGGAATGGAGGGGAAAAATAATTGTCAAGATTTGAATGATTTCAGAGTCGCTATGTTTGGTATGATTATTATGATTTTGGGGATGGGGATTGGGCGATTTTTCTATACACCGGTATTACCAGTTATGTTGGATGAAGGATTGTTTACCTTTAGTCAACTTTCTTATATAGCTAGCGCTAATTATGGCGGTTATTTAGTTGGGAGTATATTTTTTTCGTTTTGCAGAGTTGGGAATATATCCAGTCCTTCCTACATGCTATCTGGTGCAGCTATAGGGACCAGTGCACTTATTTTTTCCATGGCGTTTACAATAAACTTTTACTTGGTCCTCTTTATCCGCTTTGCTGCCGGTATCGCAAGTGCGGCAATGATGATTTTTAGTTCTATTACGGTTATGCAGCGTAGTCACAAAGTGTGGGTTATTGCTTCGCTTTATGCAGGTGTGGGCGTTGGTATTCTACTGGGTAATGAGTCTGTTATTATTGGTTTGAGTCAATCGCTGAACGCGAAAAATATTTGGTTTGGAGCTGGTTTAATATCTGTTGTATTGTTGCTCTTGTTGTTTGTTTTATTTCCACGTCGTGTTGAGGCATCTCAATTTGCTAGTAATGAGTCATTGGCACCCAGAAATATCGTTTGGTGGGAACTCGCTTTGATTTATGGACTCGCTGGGTTCGGTTATATTATTGTTGCGACATATCTTCCTATGATGGCGAAAACATTTAATTTCCAACTGCTCGCTAACCACTTATGGTCGTTTGTTGGAATAGCCATTGTTCCTAGTTGTTTCATTTGGTTATGGGGAGCACATCGGTGGGGGGTATTACGTTGTCTAATGCTCAATTTGCTTATCCAAGGAGGATGCGTATTACTGACATTATTCAGTCACTCTCTTTTCCTGATCGTTCTCAGTTGCATAGGGTTTGGATTTACTTTTATGGGGACGACTTCTTTAGTTATGCCGTTAGCTAAGCGTTTGCATGCGCCGTATGGCATAAATCTGCTGGGGTTGGCTACCTTAACTTATGGCTTTGGCCAAATATTAGGACCTCTCTTGACGAGCTTTTTACAATTTGGTTCACATACTATTGCGCTTTCCGTTATCTGTGGGGCTGTAGCGCTTTTTGCTGCTGCTGGAATCTGTCAATATTGTCTTTGTAAAAAGGTCGTTGGCGTTTCATAA
- a CDS encoding FAD/NAD(P)-binding protein, whose protein sequence is MGTGTHSVHQPDHLLVNTAACQITLFGDDTVKGVGPIRKGPNFYQWAIQQGYRNNNGVFSRTKSMVLGEQSEKMIIYHVVC, encoded by the coding sequence ATGGGAACCGGTACTCATAGTGTGCATCAGCCCGATCATTTATTGGTTAACACTGCAGCTTGCCAGATTACTTTATTTGGTGATGATACAGTTAAGGGTGTGGGGCCTATTCGTAAGGGACCAAATTTCTATCAATGGGCTATTCAACAGGGTTATCGTAATAATAATGGTGTTTTTTCTCGTACCAAGAGCATGGTGTTGGGAGAACAATCAGAGAAAATGATTATTTATCACGTCGTTTGTTAG
- a CDS encoding alpha/beta hydrolase: MRITVFLKCLIFFICLSFLTACSASRAVLWHGVHATPSMIAVQREVENRPVLPKTVVPVYVATSRMMQNNYSQPYGAERSNKVHYNRVDVGIPQQHVKGLVEINAYKPTHDKYFAAVALQKYDNKEQFKQQLNTALAKKPKGKREIFLFIHGYNNNFADGVFRTAQFTSDYSLDVVSVHYSWPSAGSVPLYIYDRDSANFARDGLIELLKVISETNADQISVIAHSMGNFVIMESFRTLALQGNYKPIRRITSFLMAAPDIDVDVFERQLNDIKKLPQPTAILVSRADKALAVSGRLTGGHHRVGDGSDIEMLRKNGIAVLDFSNVDGGAHNVFASSPTLMALSREGSLASTIMQGTELSPSQALLADSSTVLEKTTHLILYTPVRFLTSTVRH, from the coding sequence GTGAGAATTACAGTGTTTTTAAAGTGTTTGATATTCTTCATTTGTCTTTCTTTCTTAACGGCATGTAGTGCATCACGTGCTGTGCTTTGGCATGGGGTTCATGCGACACCGTCTATGATTGCAGTACAAAGAGAAGTTGAAAATAGACCAGTTCTTCCAAAAACTGTTGTTCCAGTGTATGTTGCAACAAGTCGTATGATGCAAAATAATTATTCTCAGCCTTATGGAGCAGAGCGATCAAATAAAGTGCACTATAATCGCGTTGACGTAGGGATACCTCAACAACATGTAAAGGGTCTTGTTGAAATAAACGCTTATAAACCTACTCATGATAAGTATTTTGCAGCAGTAGCATTACAAAAATACGATAACAAAGAACAGTTTAAGCAGCAGTTAAATACTGCTTTAGCAAAAAAGCCAAAAGGAAAAAGAGAAATTTTTCTTTTTATTCATGGCTATAACAACAACTTTGCTGATGGCGTGTTCCGTACAGCACAGTTTACATCCGATTACTCTTTGGATGTTGTTTCCGTACACTATTCTTGGCCATCTGCTGGATCAGTTCCTCTTTATATTTATGACCGAGATAGCGCTAATTTTGCGCGTGATGGACTGATAGAGCTTTTGAAAGTCATCAGTGAAACCAATGCTGATCAGATTTCAGTTATTGCGCATTCTATGGGTAATTTTGTTATAATGGAGTCATTTAGAACTTTAGCATTACAGGGAAACTATAAACCAATTCGCCGTATTACAAGTTTTTTAATGGCAGCACCGGATATTGATGTTGATGTATTTGAACGTCAACTCAATGATATTAAAAAATTGCCTCAACCTACAGCTATTTTGGTCTCTCGTGCCGATAAAGCGCTCGCTGTTTCCGGACGTCTTACGGGAGGACACCATCGTGTGGGAGATGGTTCAGACATTGAAATGTTGCGTAAAAATGGAATAGCTGTCCTTGATTTCTCTAATGTTGATGGTGGGGCGCATAATGTTTTTGCATCTTCACCAACGTTGATGGCTCTTTCTCGAGAAGGTTCGTTGGCTTCAACAATTATGCAAGGTACAGAATTATCACCTAGTCAGGCGCTTCTTGCTGATAGTAGTACTGTGTTGGAAAAAACAACCCATCTTATTCTTTATACACCTGTACGTTTTTTAACTTCTACAGTGCGACATTGA
- a CDS encoding FAD/NAD(P)-binding protein, which yields MLGEYLSWAYQELTQDLPSGIRIKEIQQKAINLHIHQDNKTDVFLEYGYRYSVDFVYITTGHGKNTYSSHDENLQQLVACSSKEKRIFELLFESLSN from the coding sequence TTGTTAGGTGAGTACCTGTCTTGGGCTTATCAAGAGCTCACGCAAGATTTACCTTCCGGTATTCGTATTAAGGAGATCCAACAAAAAGCTATCAATCTCCATATCCACCAAGACAATAAAACAGATGTTTTTTTGGAATATGGTTATCGTTACAGTGTAGATTTTGTTTATATTACCACGGGTCACGGTAAGAATACATATTCATCACATGATGAAAATCTGCAACAGTTGGTGGCTTGTTCATCGAAGGAAAAACGCATTTTTGAACTATTATTCGAATCCTTATCCAATTGA
- a CDS encoding GPW/gp25 family protein, whose translation MRCGVNEQDGSLLYDWAHCCQSLRKCLTTKIGTRVLRRHYGCDVGAFQDANADPATILQLYQAIVQALNDPECGEPGFSLQKIDLIKATREGTFHFVLTDVFYPDGHLVRLVT comes from the coding sequence ATGCGCTGTGGAGTAAACGAACAGGATGGCTCTCTGTTATATGATTGGGCACACTGCTGTCAGTCCCTTCGTAAATGTTTGACAACAAAGATTGGCACACGGGTTTTGCGGCGTCATTATGGATGTGATGTTGGAGCTTTCCAAGATGCTAATGCTGATCCGGCGACAATATTGCAGCTTTATCAAGCAATTGTACAAGCTTTAAATGATCCAGAATGTGGAGAGCCTGGATTTTCGTTGCAAAAGATTGATTTGATAAAAGCAACGCGGGAGGGAACATTCCATTTTGTTCTCACAGATGTGTTTTATCCCGATGGGCATTTGGTGCGATTGGTCACATAA
- a CDS encoding lysozyme, whose amino-acid sequence MRKISQEGLALIKQWEGLRLDAYLDKACVWTIGYGHTSKAGEPFVKKGMSITQEQAEEILCEDLKQFEKAVAKAVKVSLTDEQFAALVSFCYNVGTRAFYNSTLLKRLNQGDYASVPFELQKWNKAGGKVLKGLANRRAAEAGLWARGSYVSSNYQRVQVKEATGALKIEALAPIIGSCSGLGGLLAGNGPIQWALAGLMVLAACVGLVFVAKRFREQRL is encoded by the coding sequence ATGAGAAAAATATCGCAAGAGGGTTTAGCGCTAATCAAGCAATGGGAAGGTCTCCGTTTGGATGCATATCTAGATAAGGCATGCGTTTGGACGATTGGTTATGGGCACACCAGTAAGGCAGGCGAACCGTTTGTTAAGAAGGGCATGTCGATTACGCAAGAGCAAGCAGAAGAAATCCTTTGTGAGGATTTAAAGCAATTTGAGAAGGCTGTTGCAAAAGCGGTGAAGGTTTCGTTAACGGATGAACAGTTCGCAGCGCTCGTGTCATTTTGCTATAATGTAGGAACGCGCGCTTTTTACAACTCGACTTTGTTAAAAAGGCTTAATCAGGGTGATTATGCGTCTGTTCCTTTTGAATTGCAAAAATGGAATAAGGCAGGAGGCAAAGTTCTAAAAGGTTTAGCCAATCGGCGCGCTGCCGAAGCGGGGTTATGGGCTCGAGGGTCTTATGTTTCTTCTAACTATCAAAGAGTTCAAGTGAAAGAGGCAACGGGTGCACTTAAAATAGAAGCCTTAGCACCAATTATAGGTTCTTGCTCTGGTCTTGGAGGCTTATTAGCAGGCAATGGTCCTATTCAATGGGCTTTAGCCGGTCTGATGGTTTTAGCGGCTTGTGTTGGTCTTGTGTTTGTTGCCAAGCGGTTTCGGGAGCAACGGCTATGA